CATCTATAGTTTATTACACTTAAGCCATTAGGCTTGTGACATAGTCTTATTTGGTATCGCACTCTCCCACCCAAGAACATCTTCTATTTCACTTCCAAATCATTAAGAAAGTCTTCCAATTAATACttttatgaaataaaaccaGAAAGCTATGTCAGATCAATCATTAATTCATCCTTGATAATTTGAACATTGCCCATTTCACTGACATCTAAAGCATAAAATTATGGCCATATTAAGTACTTACAACACTTTCCCATCCCTTTTATTGAAATTCCATTGCTTTATCCTTCCTTTTCCCCAAGCCTCATATagattttcactattttgtgCCAATAAAAGAGACAAAATTAGTACTTCATAGAAAATACTTTAAACATCAGTGTCTCCGTGATGTTTTGCATTTGCCTAGACAACTGGTCTGTGTACTTCACAGGTATAGCTATTAGTGCTTAAAGCTTCAAACTATACTGGAAAGAAAAATCTCTTTAGTCATTACAGTTCTAAATGcacaaaaccaaaaaataaatagaagaacaaACGGAAGAATAAGGTTCCCCTAAGAAGTAGCAATTTAGTCCCAAATTTCAATGTTATGTTTGGAATTGGAATTTTTTGTGCCAAGAGAAATAACTCAGCAGCCAATACATTTCATGGATAATTAGAGTGAGGAAAAagaatatatctttttatttcctTATCATTTTATAATCCAACCTGAAAACCCAAAACTGCGTTCACTTTCTGGAAACAAAAACAGCGCATCACTTGTcgtttttttggtttttcaacaagtgaaaataaaatcagaaaaaaCGACGACAAAAATCAAACGGGAACCAAGTAATTCTATCTTCAATTACTTTACTTCATTAtcatttccctttctttttctccacaAATCCAACTTTCACTAGCAAGATTAAACCCTTCGCATTCAGAAATTTCATGGTCCATCAACTCGCAAGTATGCAAATACAGGTAAAAGAACACTTACCCTAACAATGATTTTGTACTGAAGAGGGTGAGGAAGCTTGTAGCCAGCAAAGAGCACATTATCATCCCTGTGCAATTGCCTGCGTAACCACCACCAAACAACGAAAATATATTACGGTTTTAGCCAACCAAACCAAATACGAAGAAGCAGAAAATTTTCCCGGAGCAATAGATAACAGTACATACATGCGAAGGATGTTGCCGATTGTGTGGTCCTCTCGCTCGATCGTGAACGAGGCTGCATTTATGATCTTCGTGTCTCGTTCATATGAAACCCTAGCATTAGCAACCAACAAGGAGTCGAATTCATTGATTACCGTACGATACAAACGAAGCTGCAGTTGTAGAAAAGattagaaagaaagaagattaCTTCTTGGTCCCCTCGGGAACAACAAATCGCTCGTAACGGTCCGGCGCGTTCATCGTGTTCAATCACCCTGGATTCCTCCCAAACTGAAGATGAAGAACAAATAGTGCGATTTTGAGCAAATTGGGTAACCAGTTTCAAGGGAATTACACATAGCCCCCGAACGTTCAAGTATGTGTGCTGAACCCCATCCATGTTCAATATTTACAGTCACCCATCGTCACCACATGAAATGACGATCTTACCCTTCAAAAACCTAGTAGTGTTAATAATGGTAGAAATTTGATTTTGCAaagagtaaataaataaattttgatttagcAAAGAGCAAAAACCcatgattttattatattattcatatgaaatgaaatgacaattttattatattactcTCGTCAAATAATATAACATTTGTTTGACacaaataaattgaaagaaataaaagaataataaatcCATTGAAGGTAGAACCCATATTATCTCTTGTTAACTCGTATTGAGTAGGCAATAGATTATTTATGTAAAAACTAATAATGGtttgttgtttttagttttttttttttaaaaataacattttagatttgtttgttttcttaatttatgaaataatagaaaaataagacAAGTAGTACAAAAATAAGTAGTAACTCTTAGTAGAGATTGATACGattcattttaacattttgttcGTTCGAGTttgatctaaaaaataaaaatatttttaatctaaGTGAATTTTGCtcaattgaagaaaaagaaagaaaatcaaattaaatcaaattctTTTCACTTTAGGAGCATTTTCCTCaatgtcaaataaattattagacaTGTTTAATCATTAGAATTCACAATTTTTCAAATAAGGTACTTCATTTCTATTTTGTCACAaagatatttgaaattaaacaaTCGAACAAGAAATGATGTggtttttgattaataaaaagtaatatAATTGTTGCTAGTTAATAAAAAAAGGGGATTGTCCCTGTTGCAAACATTATAAATATAGTTTGTGATATCGAACCATTGAACCACAAGAATAAATTTCCATTAAGCTCAACTGCATGTGTTGATCCCAAACCTGCCTCAAGTTCAAAAACTTttccttctcctcctctttTAAGACACTTTAAGTCTGGGTATTATACAATTCACCATGTAACTCACCAAAGCACATCCAATTGACTCACCTCACTTTGTCAACCTAATTGGTCACTTGCATATGCGACAATTTTGGGTTTAAAGATGAAGCTGTTAGAGACTGTTATGAATGGTCTAACGGGTGGTTTTACTTGGTGCTCTGGATGGCCCTTGTATGCAGCATGAGCAACAGAGTATCAAAGTGACCTCATGGACGGGGTATAGGTTGAGTGAGGTACTTGCTACACGGGGATTTCTTGACATCGGTTTAATactttcattaaaaaaaaaaggtcattcattggagaagaagagagttGACGGGAAAACATGGCAACTATTGTTCCACACCGTAGCTTGTTTTATACAGGTGGAGATGGCAAGTCTAGTAGAAGCCAAAATCCAACACAGTCATCAGAATCCAAATCCTCTTGGATGGCAAGGAAATGCAAGCCTCCACAGGCCTTCTTTGCTGCTTCCCAAGCTTCTGCTTCATTTGTCGTTAAAGGTGTGTTCTTGTAGGTTGCGTAAACATATCGTGTCGAAATTCCAACCGACAGGATCAAGCTGGCCCGGGTTACATCTGCTTCAACGGAGCAGACTTCTAATCCATTCATCCAAGCTGCAGCAGGATGCAAAATAGAGTCAAACAGGATTCTGTTAGGACAGGGTGAATGCGATATGTCCAACAATATACTAAACTTTGTTTTTTCACAAAGATAGctattttcacaactcaaacAGTGACCTTCTGCTCACAAAGGAGCAAACCTAACCCTTTGCTGACAATTAAAAGCTAAGTGAAGAGAGTCTGAGAAGATATATTGAAATACCTGCTAATGGTTTAGCCCGTGAAGTTGCAACAGCCAATCCAGGAATCAATGTCTTGTCGTCAATTTCAATCCCCAGAAGATCCAAATCTAGACCAGCACCAAAGATAAATCTTGACTCTAGGGAAGAGACCTCTTCCTGAACAGCTGGAACACGAAATATTGCAGTTAGCTAGTGAAAGAACTCTTGCAAAATGTAAAGTAATGAAATTAGTAAGATAGCAAATTTGGCTGTAATACAGAAGTTACAGTAGTAGTTATGACTCACTACAAGCATTACTACTAAAGCATAATATTTAACAGCTTCAGTATCAGGTTCTTGGCTTTCATTTCAGTCTACCGTACTGTTTTTGAGTTATGGGATCAAAGCAATATAGATAGGACACATCCACATGTGCAATGTTTTGAAACTCTTACTAGAGTATAAAAATGGAATATATTACATTCAAATGCTTCATTTACTATGGGAGTACCTGAAAAAGGTAACTGGACAAAAGCCCATTTCTCTCCAAACAAATTCTCAGGAAGTTCCATTGGAAAAGGGTTATCTAGCGCCAGAAGTGGTTTAGCTCCTTTCTGAAAACCAGGATGACGTGTATATACAGTTTCATAGCGTTCTTCCAACCACAAAAGTAGTGACAGACACTGAAAATTGGCAAACCAAAtgttaaaattacaaaaatagggACAAAAGAACTGACATGCATTTGTTCACTATTATTTGGTTTTTGCAcccaaaagggaaaaaaaagaaggtaaCACCATAAGAGCTTCAGGGTGCAGCATGTGATGAGTTGAAAATACCATTATTCTACTGTCTTGGTTGATTTCATCACTGCCTGGACATACAAATTGGTTTAGTACACCATTACTCATATTCAATTGGGAAaatgaattgatttttctcaattttatggCCTAATATTTTACTTAAGAGTAAGTTGTCAAGAGAAGCACTAGACAATACTAGTAGTTGTGTTAAAGGCAGCTTCAAAGTATAGGTAAAGTTTGCTCCTGTGTGACTTGGGGGATCATGGAAGTGAACCAATAAAAAGCCTCTTTGAAAGCAAGCACATAACTCTCCCCTAACCACAAAATATTAGGAGTTTACTTCACTGGGTTTCCCTcattttagtttattaatgcCAATATAGCCTCATTATTTTTCAGAAAgagagttaaaataatttataaagaatTGCAAAGACCCTTGCTATTCTGGTATATTTGCACTGTATTTCGGTGTCTTTTATTGTACTGTGTTATGCTTCATTCAAACAGtaaaatttcataatcattaaaacttcattGAGGGCAAGCCTTGGTGGCAACATTGAGGTTGCTGATTCGTGACTGGCAGGTTATTGGTTCAAGCGTTGAAACAACCTTTTTACTAAGTAAGGGAAAAGTTGCAAATAGAAATGACTCTCCTCAAAACCCTCACAAAGTAGAGAGCCTCATGGACTGGGGATGCCCTTTTATCATTGGAACTTTATTGAAAACCCAAATGAGAACTCCCATATCCCATTTGAGCTTCTATAATCACTTCAGTTGTGAAAAAAGGGGCTTAAAATTCAAGATTACACCCCAACCCTTATTCATAATTATGACACATCCACATAATCTAGGCTATCTAGGCTTGAAGACCAGACATAGGCCAGCAAATAGCGTATTGTATGATTTCTGAAGTAAGAATACAGAACTTTTGCAAGCTTGTGGTGGCAGAATGTCCTCAAGCAGCTAGatatcattttaacaacaacattttttctttttttgctttcaATCTAGTACAGCAAGAAGCagatggaatggaatggaacaagtaAAACTTGGATGGAAAGGAATGGAGGCCCCTGTGAGAAGAGTGGATAGAATGGAATAAGTATCTAGCAAAAGAGGTataggaagaccaagaaaagaCTTGGTAGGAGACACTTAGGTataatatggattatatgaGCCTTCCAGAAGATGAAATTAAAGATAGAAAATGACCGGCgaactagaattcatgtagctaatctcacatagtaggataaaggcttgatatgttattgttgacATGTAATCTAGTACAACAAAGAATGATTCCAAGTGGAAAATTACCACTGCAGAATTACTAGTTCATTAGGATATGTCAAAGTACTGAAACTTCGCCCATAACCTTTACAAAACTCCCAAATCCGATTTCAGCTTCACCCAACAACTTTTAAAGGATTAGCCTGTAATCATTTCAGTTGTAAAATAAATGCTCGAAATTCAAGATTACTCCATGGACCTTATTTCTGAAGTAAGATAAGGAACTTTTTGCTGCAACAATTAAATCTTAGTTTATTCAGATTAAAACGCTTGTTCAGGAATTAAAGTCTAGCAAGCTTTACAAATACAGCTGGCAAGAAGATGTCATGACTTTGTAGGATCTCCTACATTTGATAATTGAACCTCAGGGTTTTCAATTTCCCCTTGATGAACACAAACATTCATTACCATATAGAAAATTCCAATTCACTTATCCAAGATTTGTGACTGCATGTTATAGAATCTCAGTTTGTGCAAAGCgcaaaatttttttaagtagtTCATGAACCTAAAAGTGGTTTCTTATAACATATTTTCACCTTCATCCGTGTGGAACTTTTGGATAGTGCAATAGCGGATagatgaaaattcaaaatttaaggggGGAGGGGGCAAAGGAGAAAATATTCAATGAAACTGTAATATTACGTCATCATGTTGATGTATTATTATAATCTAATCATATATTTCCATGTATCCGTATCGTGAATACGTTACATGTGGTGAAGAtcaattctattttaatttttaaatttgcgTAACACCACCAACtattatatattaatgatgCAACATATGATTGGTCCATGATACCACGTCAGCCCAATGATATGATATCGCAGTTgcattgaatattttataaagagGGAGAGCAACACTAACTCTTTTACTAGGAATAGGTTTTATCCCAAGCTCTTTACAGGCTTTTGTGATAATTGTCTGCATCTGTGACCTACAAACCACAACAGCAAAAACCCAATCAGTTCCTTCTTCTATAAGCTCCAACAACAAACGCCCAAAACCCATTAACCAAACCACGAAAGAACACGATAAAATTCACCTGAAAAATCGAACTTTATCCGGCAAAGGAACGCCCAATTCATCACAAATTGACGCAATAGTCTCCTTCAACGTGATACTATTAATGACAGTGTTTGGAAAATACTTGGTATACTGAAGCGAAAGAGAACTATCACACACCAAGAGCTCCCAAATCTTCTTCCCTCTAATATCCAAAATGGGTCTGGAGCAGAAATCCAATTCCCACTCCGAAATGCTCTGCGGGTCGATATCGGGGTCCAGATAGCAGAGCTCTGCAGTCGGGTCTTCTTCTTCGTCGATTGTTTCCGATTCGATTGGCGATGAAACGGAGCTTTCGGATATGGAGTTGAAGAGGGAAAGGCGAGATTTGTGGTGCGGTTTTGGGGGCAAGTTGAAAGGGAATTTGGTGGGTTTTGAGAGGGAAGTGTAGTTGGAGATGGGTTTATGAGAGTGGAAGGATggggttttgattttggttggGTTGAAGCTGAGAGTAGCCATGGAAACTCTGTAGGAAGAAGCTTGGGAAGTGTGGTGGTTAAGGGTGGGAGATTTGGAGGGATGGCAGTTATCCACCACATATCTGTTGGTGAAGATATATGTTGGGCCGGGCTGGACTCAGAATTAGGCTATGTCGCCCAACCTCACTTTTTTGTTGACTATTTGTAACAATACTAACTTCATTCTGTATTAAACCTTTTTTTACTGATTTAGTTGCATGAATTTCATTTACAAATAGActgtgttttttaattttttaacttataaatcataaaaattaattttacaattaatATTAAACAATTATGACCTCATTGTCACGGTCTTGGTATCTTCCTTACCTAAACCACGTCGTCCTTTGCTCATTTTACTTGATCACAAACTAAGTCAGCCGAACCACAAGAGTAGGCAAAGACAAGTGACATTGGAAGCTAAGAGTTTGAGTAAATAAAAGAGAACTTGTATTAGTCTAAAGAAAACTTacaagtaaataattacaactttgCTTGTGTTGGGAGGAGTCGAAAGCTCAACCCTAATCAACCCCCTTAATACTCAAATAACAACGACCAAAAAACATATACAAAAGAATGGACAGAGAACCATAAATAAGCATAAAATAATGaacacaatataaacacaagagaTTTACCGTGATTCACCCATTAAAGAGAGCTACGTCTACGTTGAGCTCCGACAAAGGGAGTTCACTACACTATAGGGATAAAAATTTATAGCCAGCGAGCCACCGAttacaaaaccaaaaacaacaaCTCTCTGATCTCACTATACAACAAAAAACCCTCTGAAAATTAGCTTGACCCCATAACCACAATCTAAGGTTAGAGACTTACAACTTAGAGAATAGAGCAAAAACAGAGAACATCCAAAAACTAAGAGAATGAGAACAGAAGAATAATCAGAACAAACCCTAATGCAGCAGATAATCGGAGGCAGTCGCTCTTCTGATCCCGAGGAGACTGTAGCTGATATAAAGGCGACTCAAGCGGTGGAGATCGAATCGTATAAAGGAAAGAGTAGAGCATCGACGATCAGGAGAGAGGCAAGCTAAAAGACAAGAACCAGCACGCCAAATGAAACGACAGGGAGGTTGCCGTTTTGGCCCTCCATCTTGGGCCCAAAACGTTGCCGTTTTGGGCAGCCATAGGGGTTGCCAAAAAAGACCCTCCTGCCCCTGCCAGAAACGGTGCCATTTTTGAAGATTCACttacaacaatctccaccttgaagcttcaaacaTTAAGGGACAATCCACTAAAAGTGCAGCAAGCTACAACCTATGTCATCATCACTCAGGATGTTTGGTCTTTCAACCAACTATGACATGCAGCAAGTCCAAACAGTGTTTGAACTTGGCTGCAGTCACAATCTTTATCCCCATATCAGCTgggttgttttctgttgggacCTTTTGAATAATTACATTCTCTTTGGCTACTTGGTCCCTTACAAAATGAAACTTTACATCTACatgtttggttctctcatgatATACAGGGTTTTTACATAAATGTATGACACTCTAACTATCAGAAAATACTACAACCTTACCTTGTAACATATGAATTTCCTTTAACAAACCTTGGAGCCAGATGGCTTCTTTGAAGGCATCAGTGACAGCCACATATTCtgcctcagtggaagacagtGCAACCAAAGGCTGCAACTGAGACTTCCAGCTGATGCAGTTCCCTCATagggtaaagaagaaagaagttgTAGATTTTCGAAAGTCCCTGTCACCAGCAAAGTCAGAGTCCACATATCCAACAAGATTAGAAAcatcacaattttttttataaattaacccAATATCAACAGAGCCATTAATGTACCTTAACACATACTTTAAAGCTTCCTAATGAATTTTACCAAGATTAGACATGAATCTACTAAgtagagaaattgaaaaagcTAAATCAGGCCTGGTACTAATCATTGAGTACATTATGGTTCCAATGACATTAGCATATGGGATGTTTTCCATTTTAAGCATTTCAGAGTCAGACATTGGACACTATTTTTTAGATAAGATGAAGTGACCAGCCAATGGAACATTTACTGGTTTACAACCAGACATGCCAAACTTTTGAACAGcttttaacaaataatcatGTTGATAAATTTCTAGACAAGAGTTATTCCTATCTCTTTCGATAATCATTCCTAAAATTCTTTTAGCaggtcctaagtctttcatatcaaagttggTATTTAACAAGGATTTTAACTCACAAATTttagacttagacttgctaattaatagagtgtcatcaacatacagcaGCAAATAAACAGGAGTCTCAGATAAGGTGAAGTAGAAACAATTATCATATTCACTTCTGTTAAAACTAATTCCAATtacaaaattgtcaaattttttataccattgacgtggagattgttttaacccATACAAGGACTTCTTTAACAAACAAACATGATCAGGATATTTTTTGTTAACATAGCCTACTGGCTGATCCATataaattaattcttctaagtccccatgtaagaaagcagttttaacatccagctattctaattctaaattatACTGAACAACTATTGCAAGCATCATTcgaatagttttaaatttaacaacaaGAGAAAATATTTCAGTATAATCAATACCTTCCCTCTAGGTAAATCCTTTAGCTATTGATCTAGCTTTAAACCTTAAGGGATCAGAGGGTAACATACCTTCTTTAACTTTGAACAGCCACTTACATTTTATCAGCTTCTACTTCTGAGGTCTTGGGACCAGttcccaagtgttgtttgtCATCAAAGAGTTCATCTCTTCGTCCATAGCTTGCTGCCATTTTAAACAGTCATGGGAGTTAACAGCCTCCTCATAGGAGGTAGGCTCACTACTCCTCATTTCCAAACCTGCCACTAAGGCACAATAAACTAAATCTGAGTAAGAATATCTTGCAGGAGGCCTTATAGTCATCCTGCTTCTGTCTCTTGCCAGCTGGTAGTCCCTTAGGTTCTGGTGTGGAGAGTCATATTGCTCTTCCTCACATTCAGGAGCTATAGATGGCTCCTCATGATCACTTTCATGATCAGAGGGTAAGTCAACTTCAGGGTTTGAAACATCGGAGGAGGAAGTAGCTGGCAGATCAGGAACATCTGCCGGCTGCTCCACCTCATTCTGGGTATTACCAGTTATAGGGAAGTTATTTGGGGTGCCAGGTGTGGGATAGTCTTCCAAATTTTCTGATTTACAAGGGAAGATagattcattaaatataacatctcTGCTAATTATTATCTTGACTCCACCTGAACTCCTATCCCACAATCTATATCCTTTTGTTCCATCTTGGTACCctacaaaaacacattttatggATCTAAGATCCAATTTTCCCACTGATTGGTGGGCATATGCCTCACAACCAAAAACCTTAAGataattgagatttaattttcTGCCTGTCCATTTTTCTTCTGGACACCTTAAGTTCAAAACAATGGAAGGGCTACGATTTATCAAATGGGCAGCAATGGAGAGAGCCTCTCCCCAAAAGGTTTTAGGTAGGCCGACTGTAAAGAGGAGGCATCTAACATTTTCTAACAAGGTCTTGTTCATtctctcagccaccccattttgttggggtgtattccTCACGATTTTATGCCTAACAATGCCATGTGAGTCACAAAACCCATCAAAGTCTCTATTACAGAACTCTAAGCCTTGTCAGTTCTTAGGGTTTTAACCCTTTTGTCTGATTGGTTTTCCACTAAGGCTTTCCAAGTTTTAAATTTGTCTAAAGTTTGATCCTTAGTTCTAAGAGGaaaaacccaaaccttcctTGTAAAATCATCCACAATGGATAGAAAATGTCTGTTCCCACCGAGAGTAGGCTTTTGAGAGGGACCCCACAGATCAACATGCACATACTCTAAGCataccttcgccaggtgagttcctgAATGAAAACTCATCATATGTTGCTTGCTTAGGATACATGACTCACAAAAGTTCAAAGGATCTGTAGGCATTGAACTAAGGTAACCTTGGTTTGATAGAGCCTTCAAACCTTTCtggctcatgtgaccaagtctcaagtgccagaGATCTGTCTTATCAGCTTTAGCCATGCATGCAGTTGAAAAATTAATAGAGGGTAATGAataaccatttaaaacatataggCCATGTTTTTTAGTACCAGTGAGAATTAGTTGTTTATTCTTAAAGACatattcccttttttttttgttttataagaATAACCTAATTCATCTAAGGTTCCAAGAGATAtaagatttctttttaacccaAGCACATATCTAACATTTGTAAGAATCTTAATCTTGTTATCATGCATTTTCAAAGATATATCACCCATGCCTTGAATACAACAAGTTTGATTATTACCCATATAAACAGTTCCTGTTTCTTTgttactaaaattttgaaaccactcAATGTTTGGACACATGTGAAATGAACAACCCGAGTCCATTATCCATTCATTATCAACAGTTGAGCTAGAAACAGTAAGAACTTCAACTAGGTTATTGGAGCTGCTTGCAGCTACCAATGCAT
This window of the Diospyros lotus cultivar Yz01 chromosome 5, ASM1463336v1, whole genome shotgun sequence genome carries:
- the LOC127801030 gene encoding DNA-directed RNA polymerases II, IV and V subunit 11, whose product is MNAPDRYERFVVPEGTKKVSYERDTKIINAASFTIEREDHTIGNILRMQLHRDDNVLFAGYKLPHPLQYKIIVRIHTTSQSSPMQAYNQAINDLDKELDYLKNALETELAEHSRSY
- the LOC127801056 gene encoding protein TAB2 homolog, chloroplastic; its protein translation is MATLSFNPTKIKTPSFHSHKPISNYTSLSKPTKFPFNLPPKPHHKSRLSLFNSISESSVSSPIESETIDEEEDPTAELCYLDPDIDPQSISEWELDFCSRPILDIRGKKIWELLVCDSSLSLQYTKYFPNTVINSITLKETIASICDELGVPLPDKVRFFRSQMQTIITKACKELGIKPIPSKRCLSLLLWLEERYETVYTRHPGFQKGAKPLLALDNPFPMELPENLFGEKWAFVQLPFSAVQEEVSSLESRFIFGAGLDLDLLGIEIDDKTLIPGLAVATSRAKPLAAWMNGLEVCSVEADVTRASLILSVGISTRYVYATYKNTPLTTNEAEAWEAAKKACGGLHFLAIQEDLDSDDCVGFWLLLDLPSPPV